One segment of Zhihengliuella halotolerans DNA contains the following:
- a CDS encoding heparinase II/III domain-containing protein: MNSTNPDTTTSSTHDSDVDLASYSYRALPQRRGTDSIEAVEAFLTGGSIRAPRFGDIDYDDGAVWQAVGDRTHDRFLHGFLFLADWTEALEEGDERAGVAVLDLIDRWVGQNGFDPAASPHPLAYHDETTAQRLMHWLLVERNLSRSDNGLDLSVLRAAIDNTASVLLRDDFHAGWNNHGMFQDLALRHYSEMARWNEESHLVEFRSTALERLHGYFSTCFTVDGVHVENSPTYHQMICRFLTEHVAYLHLRGITDSQLDDILEKASVYATHVVTPAGTHPLLSDSVSRSLLATAGKLFDSSNYDFAVTQGRKGTVPKDVTLLLPESGYAIHRSRWADREATWVMLTAAYNSNYHKHSDDLSLVVHGAGQPLVSEAGPYGYNYSDPMTVYGFSQFAHNNIVLDRKSVRRVDDYADTVRFIHAEKTAHGFDVTAETGRLTGGTHRREVSVATGEQADVIRVVDTVEGERDDHTWEMFWNLAPNLLVVPHGQGFEAFRDGVKVLDAFFEADVPTQVSVHRGETKPRVLGWAFPEFGEAEPASVVRVSFKARCARVASRFAVRGDFNYADLALVEGKNQWRRAGGEPQLNYLLDLQEGPSPAPLVVVFSAISPLGRFTYNYRSSLQDLPVNVLYILDDFGDQGCYYLSDHGSRAIAHSVQALIGKVVDDLQIGREHVYFAGSSKGGAAALYHGIEFAGGGIVVGAPQTRIGSFLEKPHPNVLKFMTGGTGQVAVAELDAILFEQVQRQSTIPRVDLLVGDADHHYRNHVLPWVRHAEEAGHTIGLEVVPGTPHSDVGPVFKNFLRSKITALAARVGAPHGSTASAAASGLSSGTSSLPQAQPSGAAPWINLSVAAGSSTLRLSVSGAEELQVSLKLYRANEVVDTIEYGDRRDFSWDSLEAGRYRARVYYRERGGEAQAVTSSWCEVA, translated from the coding sequence ATGAACTCCACGAACCCCGACACCACCACGTCCAGCACGCACGACTCGGACGTGGACCTGGCTTCGTACAGCTATCGTGCCTTGCCACAACGGCGCGGTACCGACAGCATTGAGGCAGTCGAAGCTTTCCTTACTGGAGGGTCGATCCGCGCGCCCCGGTTCGGGGACATCGACTACGACGACGGGGCGGTGTGGCAGGCCGTCGGGGACCGCACTCATGATCGCTTCCTCCACGGATTCCTCTTTCTCGCCGACTGGACCGAGGCCTTGGAAGAGGGCGACGAGCGTGCTGGTGTTGCCGTTCTCGACTTGATCGATCGGTGGGTCGGGCAGAACGGGTTCGACCCCGCGGCGTCCCCGCACCCCCTGGCCTACCACGACGAGACCACGGCTCAACGGTTGATGCACTGGCTGCTGGTCGAACGGAACCTGAGTCGAAGTGACAACGGGCTGGACTTGTCGGTTCTTCGGGCCGCCATCGACAACACCGCGTCCGTTCTCCTCCGGGATGACTTTCATGCTGGCTGGAACAACCACGGCATGTTTCAAGATCTCGCGCTGCGCCACTATTCCGAAATGGCACGGTGGAACGAGGAGAGTCACCTCGTCGAGTTCCGGTCGACAGCGTTGGAACGGCTCCACGGCTATTTCTCAACGTGCTTCACGGTTGACGGCGTTCATGTGGAGAATTCGCCGACGTACCACCAGATGATTTGTCGTTTCCTGACGGAACACGTCGCGTACCTGCACCTGCGCGGCATCACAGACTCCCAGCTAGATGACATCCTCGAGAAAGCATCCGTGTACGCCACGCACGTCGTGACCCCTGCTGGGACGCACCCGCTGCTCAGTGACTCGGTCAGCCGGTCACTACTCGCCACCGCAGGCAAACTTTTCGATAGCTCTAACTACGATTTCGCTGTGACGCAGGGGCGGAAGGGCACGGTACCCAAGGACGTGACGCTGCTGCTGCCGGAGTCCGGGTATGCCATTCATCGGTCCCGCTGGGCCGATAGGGAGGCAACGTGGGTCATGCTGACGGCGGCCTACAACTCCAACTATCACAAACACTCGGACGATCTCTCGCTCGTCGTTCACGGGGCCGGGCAGCCGCTGGTGAGCGAGGCAGGGCCGTACGGATACAACTACTCGGATCCAATGACGGTCTACGGGTTCAGCCAGTTCGCCCACAACAACATCGTGCTGGATCGTAAGAGCGTCCGCCGCGTCGATGACTACGCTGACACCGTCCGATTCATCCACGCCGAGAAGACAGCCCACGGTTTCGATGTCACGGCTGAGACGGGACGCCTGACCGGGGGTACCCACCGCCGCGAGGTCTCCGTAGCCACTGGCGAGCAGGCTGATGTCATCCGCGTCGTGGATACAGTTGAGGGGGAGCGAGATGACCACACGTGGGAGATGTTCTGGAACCTCGCCCCAAACCTTCTCGTGGTGCCACACGGCCAGGGATTCGAGGCTTTCCGTGACGGTGTGAAGGTCTTGGACGCGTTCTTTGAGGCTGATGTGCCCACCCAGGTCAGCGTGCATCGAGGTGAGACGAAGCCACGGGTCCTGGGTTGGGCTTTCCCGGAGTTCGGTGAAGCCGAGCCTGCAAGCGTCGTCCGAGTCTCCTTCAAAGCTCGTTGCGCCCGTGTCGCGTCGCGTTTCGCGGTCCGCGGTGACTTCAACTATGCCGATCTGGCGTTGGTGGAGGGAAAGAACCAGTGGCGCCGCGCCGGAGGCGAACCACAACTGAACTACCTCCTGGATCTCCAGGAGGGTCCATCCCCAGCGCCACTCGTCGTCGTCTTCTCCGCGATCAGCCCTCTCGGTCGCTTCACCTATAACTACCGCAGTTCGTTGCAGGATCTTCCCGTCAATGTCCTGTACATTCTCGACGACTTCGGTGACCAAGGCTGCTACTACCTCTCGGACCACGGTTCACGTGCCATTGCGCACTCCGTGCAGGCCCTGATCGGAAAGGTCGTCGACGACCTTCAAATTGGGCGCGAGCACGTCTATTTTGCGGGGAGCTCCAAGGGAGGAGCGGCAGCCCTTTACCACGGTATCGAATTTGCCGGCGGCGGCATCGTCGTGGGTGCACCCCAAACGCGCATCGGGTCATTCCTGGAGAAACCGCATCCGAATGTCTTGAAGTTCATGACGGGCGGGACCGGCCAGGTAGCCGTCGCCGAGTTGGACGCGATCCTATTTGAGCAGGTACAGCGGCAATCGACCATTCCTCGGGTCGATCTGTTGGTCGGCGACGCTGATCACCACTATCGCAATCACGTCCTGCCCTGGGTACGTCACGCTGAAGAGGCCGGGCACACCATCGGCTTAGAGGTCGTGCCAGGGACGCCGCATTCGGATGTCGGCCCCGTGTTCAAGAATTTCCTTCGGTCCAAGATCACCGCCCTTGCCGCGCGTGTTGGTGCGCCGCATGGCTCGACTGCATCCGCAGCGGCGTCCGGACTCTCATCTGGTACCAGCTCCTTACCGCAGGCGCAGCCGTCAGGCGCCGCTCCGTGGATCAACCTCTCGGTTGCGGCAGGATCTTCCACGTTGCGGCTCAGCGTCAGCGGCGCGGAGGAACTCCAAGTGTCTCTCAAGTTGTATCGTGCCAACGAAGTCGTCGACACGATCGAATATGGGGATCGGCGGGATTTCTCGTGGGATTCCCTCGAGGCCGGCCGGTATCGCGCGCGTGTCTACTATCGGGAACGCGGTGGTGAGGCACAAGCGGTCACCAGCTCTTGGTGCGAGGTCGCCTGA
- a CDS encoding DUF6270 domain-containing protein translates to MGSVFLYGGCVIRDAYEFIKKDIDLSGYVARQSLISATTRPTEVVTSVSLSSRFQSRMVNGDLASNLLPTIIDVAQQTDLIVMDCHVERLGVLKLPDQSFCTPSGELQRSKALQALAARPHHIRTATDMHAGLWRTAATRFVRRLERYGLKDKLVVVNAPWAASDSEGVPFGLYGGRPVTDVSDYISSLTGFLREKGVKTLDMPAEIATAPTGHRWQRAPFHFGEEAMTWVADAMLGELQTRT, encoded by the coding sequence ATGGGTTCAGTCTTCCTGTACGGCGGATGCGTTATTCGCGACGCCTACGAATTCATTAAAAAAGATATCGATCTGAGCGGGTATGTGGCGCGTCAATCACTCATCAGTGCGACAACTCGCCCAACAGAAGTAGTGACGAGTGTTTCCTTGAGTTCCCGCTTCCAGTCGAGAATGGTCAATGGTGATTTGGCGTCTAACTTATTGCCCACCATCATTGATGTGGCGCAGCAGACGGACCTCATCGTCATGGACTGCCATGTTGAACGATTGGGAGTGCTCAAACTACCGGACCAGAGTTTCTGTACGCCGTCAGGGGAGCTACAACGGTCGAAAGCCCTGCAGGCACTTGCCGCCCGACCGCATCACATCCGGACGGCAACGGATATGCACGCCGGGCTCTGGAGAACCGCGGCAACACGATTCGTGCGCAGGCTGGAACGGTATGGTCTTAAAGACAAACTGGTTGTGGTGAATGCGCCCTGGGCAGCGAGCGATTCGGAGGGAGTCCCCTTCGGGCTCTACGGGGGACGCCCCGTTACAGATGTCAGCGACTATATTTCGTCGTTGACGGGCTTTCTCCGAGAGAAGGGTGTCAAGACACTGGACATGCCCGCGGAAATCGCCACTGCGCCCACGGGACACCGCTGGCAGCGCGCTCCGTTCCACTTCGGGGAAGAAGCAATGACTTGGGTTGCGGATGCGATGCTCGGGGAGCTCCAAACGAGGACCTAG
- a CDS encoding fumarylacetoacetate hydrolase family protein produces the protein MRIARFVVDGDPQYGVVKGEEIVGIAGDPFYQGVQPTGTKHALDDVRLVAPIIPRSKIVCFGRTYADHAAELGNEVPASPLMFLKPNTAIAGPGDPVTLPSFSDEISFEAELAVVIGRICKDVPAEKVADVVFGYTCANDLTARDVQKTDLQWGRAKGWDGSCPIGPWIETEFDPESVSVVGRLDGETVQDGNTSDMVWSVADLVSFASQAFTLLPGDVILTGTPAGVGLLREGQRFEVEIEGIGTLLNHFRR, from the coding sequence ATGCGAATTGCACGTTTTGTAGTTGACGGAGACCCCCAGTACGGCGTCGTGAAGGGCGAGGAGATCGTCGGCATCGCCGGCGACCCCTTCTACCAGGGGGTGCAGCCCACCGGCACCAAGCACGCGCTCGACGACGTCCGGCTCGTTGCCCCGATCATTCCGCGATCGAAGATCGTCTGCTTCGGCCGCACCTATGCGGATCACGCCGCGGAGCTCGGTAACGAGGTCCCGGCCTCGCCGCTGATGTTCCTGAAGCCGAATACGGCCATCGCCGGCCCGGGTGACCCGGTGACGCTGCCGAGCTTCTCTGACGAGATCTCCTTTGAGGCCGAACTGGCCGTCGTGATCGGACGGATCTGCAAGGACGTCCCGGCGGAGAAGGTCGCCGACGTCGTCTTCGGCTACACCTGCGCCAACGACTTGACGGCCCGCGACGTCCAGAAGACCGACCTGCAGTGGGGACGGGCCAAAGGCTGGGACGGTTCTTGTCCGATCGGTCCGTGGATCGAGACGGAGTTCGACCCGGAGAGCGTCTCCGTCGTCGGCCGGCTCGACGGCGAGACCGTCCAGGACGGGAACACCTCCGACATGGTCTGGTCCGTGGCCGACCTCGTCTCGTTCGCGTCTCAAGCGTTCACGCTCCTGCCCGGCGACGTGATCCTCACGGGCACTCCCGCCGGCGTCGGACTGCTGCGCGAGGGCCAGCGGTTCGAAGTTGAGATCGAGGGCATCGGCACCCTGCTGAACCACTTCCGCCGGTAG
- the gltX gene encoding glutamate--tRNA ligase, whose protein sequence is MTSATTLPTVTDETPVRVRFCPSPTGTPHVGLIRTALFNWAYARHTGGKMIFRIEDTDAQRDSEESYQQLLDALDWLGITWDEGVNVGGPHEPYRQSQRSDIYQDVIAKLKERGHVYESFSTPEEVEERHKAAGRDPKLGYDNFDRTLTAEQVEAFRAEGREPVLRLRMPDDDITFTDLVRGEITFKGGTTPDFVVVRGNGKPLYTLVNPVDDALMGITHVLRGEDLLSSTPRQIALYRALIEIGVAQYMPLFGHLPYVMGQGNKKLSKRDPESSLFLHRDRGFIPEGLLNYLALLGWSLSADEDIFSREQLIEAFDVTDVLANPARFDLKKAEAINGTHVRMLAADDFRDRLVPYFQAAGLIGEEPSEREAEILTEVAPLVQERITLLGEAPDMTGFLFTADEDVVVADDALKGMPENLAEVVAKATTALEALEQWDKDSIESALRVALIDDLGLKPRKAFGPVRAAISGRRISPPLFESMVILGRESSLKRMASFAAQVPVA, encoded by the coding sequence ATGACTAGTGCCACGACATTGCCGACAGTGACCGACGAAACCCCCGTTCGCGTGCGATTCTGCCCGTCGCCGACAGGAACCCCGCACGTGGGTCTGATTCGCACCGCCCTATTCAACTGGGCGTACGCCCGCCACACGGGCGGCAAGATGATCTTCCGCATCGAAGACACCGACGCGCAGCGCGACTCCGAGGAAAGCTACCAGCAGCTCCTCGACGCCCTCGACTGGCTGGGCATCACCTGGGACGAGGGCGTCAACGTCGGCGGCCCGCACGAGCCGTACCGCCAGTCGCAGCGCTCCGACATCTACCAGGACGTCATCGCCAAGCTCAAGGAGCGCGGGCACGTCTACGAGTCGTTCTCCACTCCGGAAGAGGTCGAGGAGCGCCACAAGGCTGCCGGCCGCGACCCGAAGCTCGGCTACGACAACTTCGACCGCACCCTGACCGCCGAACAGGTCGAGGCCTTCCGCGCAGAGGGCCGCGAGCCGGTACTGCGCCTGCGCATGCCCGACGACGACATCACGTTCACCGACCTCGTCCGCGGGGAGATCACGTTCAAGGGCGGCACGACGCCGGACTTCGTCGTGGTTCGCGGCAACGGCAAGCCGTTGTACACGCTGGTCAACCCGGTCGACGACGCCCTCATGGGGATCACGCACGTGCTGCGCGGTGAGGACCTGTTGTCCTCGACGCCGCGCCAGATTGCGCTGTACCGCGCCCTGATCGAGATCGGCGTCGCACAGTACATGCCGCTCTTCGGACACCTGCCGTACGTGATGGGGCAGGGCAACAAGAAGCTCTCGAAGCGCGATCCCGAGTCGAGCCTGTTCCTCCACCGCGATCGCGGGTTCATCCCCGAGGGCCTGCTCAACTACCTGGCGCTGCTCGGCTGGAGCCTGTCTGCGGATGAAGACATTTTCAGTCGCGAGCAGCTCATCGAAGCCTTCGACGTGACCGACGTTCTCGCGAACCCGGCGCGCTTCGACCTGAAGAAGGCCGAAGCCATCAACGGCACTCACGTGCGCATGCTCGCGGCGGACGATTTCCGCGACCGCCTGGTGCCCTACTTCCAGGCCGCCGGTCTGATCGGGGAGGAGCCGAGCGAGCGCGAAGCCGAGATCCTCACCGAGGTGGCCCCGCTGGTTCAGGAGCGCATCACGCTACTGGGGGAGGCGCCGGACATGACCGGCTTCCTCTTCACTGCGGACGAGGACGTCGTCGTCGCTGATGACGCGCTCAAGGGCATGCCGGAGAACCTCGCGGAGGTCGTCGCGAAAGCGACCACGGCGCTCGAGGCCCTGGAGCAGTGGGACAAGGACTCGATTGAGAGTGCCCTGCGCGTCGCGCTGATCGACGATCTCGGCCTCAAGCCGCGTAAGGCCTTCGGACCCGTGCGCGCGGCGATCTCCGGTCGCCGCATCTCGCCCCCGCTGTTCGAGTCGATGGTCATCCTCGGCCGGGAGTCCTCGTTGAAGCGCATGGCGTCCTTCGCAGCTCAGGTGCCGGTCGCCTAG
- a CDS encoding dynamin family protein, with protein MEDVNALDAAHVTVAVETLTAVERRLVEARFPLETGSRTSGETAKARALGQLRDHVLPRYRSLDAPLLIVVGGSTGAGKSTLVNALVGHPVTRAGAIRPTTRQPILLHHSDEAAWFEPNRILPELERTTGRRSSDADHADGGQQDSPSAAQRKALAASIVLLGDDSIPRGLALLDAPDVDSIAEENRQLAGQLLAAADLWLFVTTANRYADAVPWELLDDAAARDIAVGVVLDRVPGEAADEVSAHLRSMLAARGLDDARLFIVEEARLDANGMLPPTAVADVRSWLTDLGSDAAARSAVARRTLAGAVEQVAGLSEQVLAAEAEQLDEARHLTEIVQGTFERASTEVAEASQDGTLLRGEVLARWQDFVGTGEFFRSLETTVGRVRDRIGAFFTGKPVPVKTVEEAIETGLHAVIVDSAAKAVESAHRSWRSTPAGRALLQGADAGRLPSDFSERTAAEVRAWQGDLMELIRTEGQGKRFTARMVSFGVNGVAVALMIVVFASTAGLSGLEIGIAGGSAVVGQKLLEAIFGEEAVRRLATKARTLLDDRVEQLLAGESARFVELLAGVRAGSEVEELRTAVAKARVLVATGRAGSQRKERRNDA; from the coding sequence ATGGAAGACGTGAACGCTTTAGATGCCGCGCATGTCACCGTCGCAGTGGAGACACTGACCGCGGTCGAGCGCCGACTTGTGGAAGCTCGCTTCCCTTTGGAGACCGGCAGCCGCACCTCCGGCGAAACTGCCAAGGCGCGAGCTCTGGGGCAGCTGCGCGACCACGTCCTTCCCCGGTACCGGAGCCTGGACGCGCCACTGTTGATCGTCGTCGGCGGCTCCACAGGTGCCGGCAAGTCGACGCTGGTCAACGCGCTGGTGGGACATCCCGTGACCCGCGCCGGGGCCATCCGTCCCACGACGCGCCAGCCGATCCTCCTCCACCACTCGGACGAGGCTGCCTGGTTCGAACCAAACCGGATCCTGCCCGAGCTCGAGCGGACCACCGGGCGCCGGAGTTCTGACGCTGACCATGCCGACGGCGGGCAGCAGGACTCGCCGTCCGCAGCGCAGAGGAAGGCGCTCGCGGCTTCAATCGTCCTATTGGGGGACGACTCCATTCCACGGGGTCTGGCATTGCTTGACGCACCGGATGTCGACTCGATCGCCGAGGAGAATCGGCAGCTCGCGGGGCAACTTCTGGCGGCTGCCGACCTCTGGCTATTCGTCACCACGGCCAATCGCTACGCCGACGCCGTCCCATGGGAGCTGTTGGACGACGCCGCCGCGCGCGACATCGCCGTCGGCGTCGTGCTGGACCGCGTGCCGGGAGAGGCTGCCGACGAGGTCTCCGCCCACCTGCGGTCAATGCTGGCCGCTCGGGGCCTGGACGATGCCCGCCTCTTCATCGTCGAGGAGGCCCGTCTCGACGCCAACGGTATGTTGCCGCCGACCGCGGTGGCGGACGTGCGGTCCTGGCTGACCGATCTCGGCTCCGACGCCGCTGCACGTTCTGCAGTCGCGCGCAGGACCCTCGCCGGCGCCGTCGAACAGGTTGCGGGACTCTCCGAGCAGGTGCTGGCAGCTGAGGCCGAGCAGCTGGACGAAGCGCGGCACCTGACCGAGATCGTCCAGGGCACTTTCGAACGGGCTTCTACGGAGGTCGCCGAGGCTTCTCAGGACGGTACCCTGCTGCGGGGCGAGGTTCTGGCCAGATGGCAGGATTTTGTCGGGACGGGGGAGTTCTTCCGCTCACTCGAGACCACCGTGGGGCGCGTTCGCGACCGCATCGGAGCGTTCTTCACGGGCAAGCCCGTTCCGGTGAAGACAGTCGAGGAAGCCATCGAGACCGGCCTCCACGCGGTGATCGTCGACTCGGCAGCGAAAGCAGTCGAATCGGCTCACCGCAGCTGGCGATCCACGCCGGCCGGGCGCGCACTTCTTCAAGGGGCAGACGCCGGCAGGCTCCCGTCGGACTTCTCCGAACGGACCGCTGCCGAGGTACGCGCGTGGCAGGGCGATCTCATGGAGCTCATCCGCACTGAGGGCCAGGGCAAGAGGTTCACGGCGCGAATGGTGTCGTTCGGCGTCAACGGTGTCGCCGTCGCGCTGATGATCGTCGTCTTCGCCTCTACTGCCGGTCTGTCGGGCCTGGAAATTGGCATCGCCGGCGGTTCCGCGGTGGTCGGACAGAAGCTCCTCGAGGCGATCTTCGGAGAAGAGGCAGTTCGCCGGCTCGCGACAAAGGCACGCACTCTCTTGGATGACCGAGTCGAACAGCTACTGGCCGGCGAGAGCGCACGATTCGTGGAGTTGCTCGCCGGTGTACGCGCGGGTTCCGAGGTGGAGGAACTGCGGACCGCCGTCGCAAAGGCCAGGGTCCTGGTCGCGACCGGGCGTGCAGGAAGCCAGCGAAAGGAGCGCCGCAACGATGCCTAA
- a CDS encoding dynamin family protein — translation MQEASERSAATMPKGRKTTEASAGELDSRLESLEQAVEAGQGRVDGAAVKRGRAVLERASLRRKLSADHTVVGFFGATGSGKSSLFNAMVGVELARTAATRPTTSQALAAVYEHPGAQAADADELLDWLEVRDRHTIEDAHETETPRRGGLGRWWRGEAAPPAGGLILLDLPDFDSTAREHREVVQRMAGQVDVLVFVLDPQKYADAVVHQDFLSALATHDAVMLVVLNQVDRLSESEVQPVLSSLSSILENDGIRHQQARAVSAVTGQGIDELRSDIRAIVDRRSAAQQRLLADVRQSAEELAAQAAADELPQPGRRERDVLAESLGNAIGIETVVRAVKRSYRLDATAFTGWPLTKWMAKLRPDPLRRLNLKSAEANPEVNRTSLPALGAAQRAMADGAVRRFTEDAGRGAPDAWRDAIRDAGIADREELTQHLDRAVGGTDLNASAKSRWWYPVAIVQWAALAVALAGALWLLGLAAVSYLQFELPPTPRVEGFPVPTLLVVAGLLAGVVLALASAAIARAGAALRGRSVRRRLQSSVALVSETRVVEPVSREIDRCNTFRRAVAIAGRGDSK, via the coding sequence GTGCAGGAAGCCAGCGAAAGGAGCGCCGCAACGATGCCTAAGGGGAGGAAAACGACGGAGGCTTCGGCGGGCGAGTTGGACTCCCGACTGGAGAGCCTCGAGCAGGCGGTCGAGGCCGGACAGGGCAGGGTCGACGGTGCGGCCGTGAAGCGCGGTCGAGCAGTGCTCGAGCGCGCTTCGCTGCGACGGAAGCTGTCGGCGGACCACACGGTTGTCGGATTCTTCGGCGCGACAGGTTCGGGCAAGAGTTCCCTGTTCAACGCGATGGTCGGAGTGGAACTGGCTAGGACGGCGGCGACCCGCCCAACGACAAGCCAGGCGCTCGCAGCTGTCTACGAGCACCCCGGCGCTCAGGCCGCTGACGCTGATGAACTCTTGGACTGGCTCGAGGTACGGGACCGACACACCATCGAAGATGCACACGAAACGGAGACCCCGCGACGTGGGGGCCTCGGGCGCTGGTGGCGTGGCGAGGCTGCTCCGCCTGCCGGGGGACTGATCCTCTTGGATCTGCCGGATTTCGACTCGACGGCACGAGAGCACCGCGAAGTGGTGCAGCGGATGGCTGGTCAGGTCGACGTGCTCGTGTTCGTGCTGGACCCGCAGAAGTACGCGGACGCCGTCGTCCACCAGGACTTCCTGAGCGCTCTCGCGACTCACGACGCCGTGATGCTGGTGGTTTTGAATCAGGTGGACCGGCTGTCGGAAAGCGAAGTCCAGCCGGTGCTGTCCTCCCTGTCGTCGATCCTCGAGAACGATGGGATTCGACACCAGCAGGCTCGGGCGGTCTCCGCCGTGACGGGTCAGGGCATCGATGAACTCCGGTCCGATATTCGCGCGATCGTGGATCGCCGCAGTGCGGCTCAGCAACGCCTTCTCGCGGACGTGCGGCAGTCGGCGGAAGAACTCGCAGCGCAGGCGGCCGCCGACGAACTACCGCAGCCAGGCCGGCGCGAACGCGACGTGCTCGCAGAGAGCCTGGGGAACGCGATCGGCATCGAGACCGTCGTGCGCGCGGTGAAGCGCTCGTACCGACTCGACGCCACGGCCTTCACGGGCTGGCCCCTGACCAAATGGATGGCCAAGTTGCGCCCGGATCCGCTGCGTCGCCTCAACCTCAAGTCGGCGGAGGCCAATCCAGAGGTCAATCGGACCTCTCTCCCTGCACTTGGCGCCGCACAGCGCGCCATGGCCGACGGGGCGGTGCGCCGCTTCACGGAGGATGCTGGTCGCGGTGCCCCTGACGCGTGGCGCGACGCCATCCGTGACGCCGGTATCGCAGACCGCGAAGAACTGACTCAGCACCTCGATCGCGCAGTGGGCGGTACGGACCTCAATGCGTCCGCGAAGTCCAGGTGGTGGTATCCCGTGGCTATTGTGCAGTGGGCAGCCCTGGCGGTGGCACTGGCAGGCGCTCTCTGGCTCCTTGGTCTCGCTGCGGTGTCCTATCTTCAATTCGAGCTGCCGCCGACGCCACGCGTCGAGGGGTTCCCGGTACCGACGCTGCTGGTGGTAGCGGGCTTGCTCGCGGGTGTTGTCCTTGCGCTGGCCTCGGCGGCGATCGCCCGGGCAGGGGCTGCGCTCAGGGGGCGCAGTGTGCGACGCCGGCTCCAGTCCTCCGTGGCGCTTGTGTCCGAAACGAGGGTGGTTGAGCCGGTGAGCAGGGAAATCGACCGGTGCAACACCTTTCGAAGGGCAGTCGCGATCGCTGGACGGGGGGACTCGAAGTGA
- a CDS encoding serine O-acetyltransferase, protein MDYSLAVTDHFFLTLRIDDLAGLRAVHFLKNGTIVHKTAYSRESEWRYPMSHNGDYSCVIFTRLPDGSVERTKTRSLRFAAATPVPAAPKNEEFAVVGVNTVTGIALEVLADSKNIVEVIDPTRTLCGTAFGLPITHAPRSGVLTIGHENYRAAVELDFPYRLSSADDNILTRALCRNSAIDIYRMARSFYLRGLLEGANFLQNYILVKFNSRIPYKAVIGAGTRLGVGGISAVVHPDARIGENCVIGQQVTIGSRGKPGDLPVIGDNVFIGPGSMCLGGKIGDNVTVGAGSVVLDDVPPNVVVAGVPAKVIRHKE, encoded by the coding sequence GTGGACTACTCACTGGCAGTGACTGATCATTTCTTTCTCACGCTGCGGATCGATGACCTCGCCGGGCTGCGAGCTGTTCATTTCCTCAAAAACGGAACGATCGTCCACAAGACGGCCTACAGCCGTGAATCCGAGTGGCGGTACCCGATGTCTCACAATGGCGATTATTCGTGCGTGATCTTCACGAGGTTACCTGATGGCAGCGTCGAGCGGACCAAGACGCGCAGTCTCAGATTCGCGGCAGCGACGCCGGTTCCGGCCGCACCCAAGAACGAAGAGTTCGCTGTCGTCGGTGTAAACACCGTCACGGGAATCGCCCTGGAAGTGCTTGCGGATTCTAAGAACATCGTCGAGGTCATTGACCCGACACGTACATTGTGTGGGACGGCCTTCGGACTGCCCATCACGCACGCACCACGCTCTGGCGTCCTGACGATTGGCCATGAGAACTATCGGGCGGCCGTGGAACTGGACTTCCCATACCGCCTGTCGAGCGCTGACGACAACATCCTGACAAGAGCCCTGTGCCGCAATAGCGCCATCGACATCTACCGGATGGCCAGAAGCTTCTATCTGCGGGGACTCTTAGAAGGCGCGAATTTCCTCCAGAACTACATCCTGGTCAAGTTCAATTCGAGGATCCCCTACAAAGCGGTCATCGGCGCGGGCACGCGATTAGGCGTCGGAGGAATCTCGGCCGTTGTCCATCCCGACGCCCGGATCGGAGAAAACTGTGTGATCGGACAGCAGGTGACGATCGGCTCGAGAGGTAAACCCGGTGACCTCCCCGTCATCGGAGACAACGTCTTCATCGGGCCCGGCTCGATGTGCCTTGGTGGCAAAATCGGCGACAACGTGACTGTTGGCGCAGGCTCTGTCGTGTTGGACGACGTACCACCGAACGTGGTCGTTGCCGGCGTGCCCGCTAAGGTCATCAGGCATAAAGAGTGA